Proteins from one Ahaetulla prasina isolate Xishuangbanna chromosome 2, ASM2864084v1, whole genome shotgun sequence genomic window:
- the LOC131190874 gene encoding major histocompatibility complex class I-related gene protein-like isoform X2, with translation MGFPVVRLGFLSAAIVLLLRVGCAGSSSHSLRIFYTLVLDSKQDVPQYIVVGYVDDQLASRFDPPTRRMLPQVPWLLNVRKEDLHFWDFISQRVSTTERRFKSDLAILHSYHNFSRGIHTWQRMIGCQLSRDGHKQGYFQYGYDGENFISLDQQTLTWTAVDIRAQVTKRRWEAEPFITQNTNNFLEKECIQLLQKSVLYGKDSLLRKEPPLAKVSRRIQYNGMEILICQVYGFYPKEMDATWRKDGEVWEQDTFRGGVLPNSDGTYHAWLSIEVDPKERNHYRCYVDHAGLLEPLILAWVEPAFVFNFGLIAGIVGVVVAVVLIAAGVTVYFKNRGRNAYRTASATSQDFKIPQMS, from the exons ATGGGGTTCCCGGTTGTGCGTTTGGGGTTTCTGTCCGCGGCGATCGTCCTATTGCTGCGGGTAGGATGCGCAG gctccTCCTCCCATTCGTTGCGCATTTTCTACACTTTGGTCCTGGATTCCAAACAGGATGTGCCCCAGTATATCGTGGTGGGCTATGTGGATGACCAGCTGGCTTCACGCTTTGACCCCCCCACGAGAAGAATGTTACCCCAAGTGCCCTGGCTCCTTAACGTGAGAAAGGAAGACTTGCATTTCTGGGATTTCATATCTCAGAGGGTCAGCACCACGGAGCGGAGGTTCAAAAGCGACCTCGCCATCTTGCACAGCTACCACAACTTCAGCAGAG GGATTCACACCTGGCAGCGCATGATCGGCTGCCAGCTGAGCAGAGATGGCCACAAGCAGGGGTACTTCCAGTATGGCTACGATGGGGAGAACTTCATCAGCTTGGACCAGCAGACCCTCACCTGGACGGCAGTCGACATCCGTGCTCAGGTGACCAAGAGGAGGTGGGAAGCTGAGCCTTTCATCACCCAGAACACGAATAACTTTTTGGAGAAGGAATGTATCCAGCTGCTTCAGAAGTCTGTGTTGTATGGAAAGGATTCTTTGTTGAGGAAAg AGCCCCCATTGGCAAAAGTATCTCGCAGGATCCAGTACAACGGTATGGAGATCCTCATCTGCCAAGTCTACGGCTTTTATCCCAAAGAGATGGATGCCACctggaggaaggatggagaagtGTGGGAACAGGACACCTTCCGGGGTGGTGTCCTTCCAAACTCAGATGGGACCTACCATGCCTGGCTGAGCATCGAGGTTGACCCGAAGGAGAGGAACCACTATCGATGCTATGTGGATCACGCCGGGCTGCTGGAGCCTCTGATCTTGGCCTGGGTGGAGCCTG CGTTCGTATTCAACTTTGGACTCATCGCTGGAATCGTAGGGGTTGTGGTGGCCGTGGTCCTCATTGCTGCTGGAGTGACTGTCTACTTCA AAAATCGTGGCAGAAACGCATACAGAACAGCATCAG CCACCAGCCAGGATTTTAAAATTCCTCAAATG aGCTGA
- the LOC131190874 gene encoding major histocompatibility complex class I-related gene protein-like isoform X1, with protein MGFPVVRLGFLSAAIVLLLRVGCAGSSSHSLRIFYTLVLDSKQDVPQYIVVGYVDDQLASRFDPPTRRMLPQVPWLLNVRKEDLHFWDFISQRVSTTERRFKSDLAILHSYHNFSRGIHTWQRMIGCQLSRDGHKQGYFQYGYDGENFISLDQQTLTWTAVDIRAQVTKRRWEAEPFITQNTNNFLEKECIQLLQKSVLYGKDSLLRKEPPLAKVSRRIQYNGMEILICQVYGFYPKEMDATWRKDGEVWEQDTFRGGVLPNSDGTYHAWLSIEVDPKERNHYRCYVDHAGLLEPLILAWVEPAFVFNFGLIAGIVGVVVAVVLIAAGVTVYFKNRGRNAYRTASVWFCNPTRKTQTSEDH; from the exons ATGGGGTTCCCGGTTGTGCGTTTGGGGTTTCTGTCCGCGGCGATCGTCCTATTGCTGCGGGTAGGATGCGCAG gctccTCCTCCCATTCGTTGCGCATTTTCTACACTTTGGTCCTGGATTCCAAACAGGATGTGCCCCAGTATATCGTGGTGGGCTATGTGGATGACCAGCTGGCTTCACGCTTTGACCCCCCCACGAGAAGAATGTTACCCCAAGTGCCCTGGCTCCTTAACGTGAGAAAGGAAGACTTGCATTTCTGGGATTTCATATCTCAGAGGGTCAGCACCACGGAGCGGAGGTTCAAAAGCGACCTCGCCATCTTGCACAGCTACCACAACTTCAGCAGAG GGATTCACACCTGGCAGCGCATGATCGGCTGCCAGCTGAGCAGAGATGGCCACAAGCAGGGGTACTTCCAGTATGGCTACGATGGGGAGAACTTCATCAGCTTGGACCAGCAGACCCTCACCTGGACGGCAGTCGACATCCGTGCTCAGGTGACCAAGAGGAGGTGGGAAGCTGAGCCTTTCATCACCCAGAACACGAATAACTTTTTGGAGAAGGAATGTATCCAGCTGCTTCAGAAGTCTGTGTTGTATGGAAAGGATTCTTTGTTGAGGAAAg AGCCCCCATTGGCAAAAGTATCTCGCAGGATCCAGTACAACGGTATGGAGATCCTCATCTGCCAAGTCTACGGCTTTTATCCCAAAGAGATGGATGCCACctggaggaaggatggagaagtGTGGGAACAGGACACCTTCCGGGGTGGTGTCCTTCCAAACTCAGATGGGACCTACCATGCCTGGCTGAGCATCGAGGTTGACCCGAAGGAGAGGAACCACTATCGATGCTATGTGGATCACGCCGGGCTGCTGGAGCCTCTGATCTTGGCCTGGGTGGAGCCTG CGTTCGTATTCAACTTTGGACTCATCGCTGGAATCGTAGGGGTTGTGGTGGCCGTGGTCCTCATTGCTGCTGGAGTGACTGTCTACTTCA AAAATCGTGGCAGAAACGCATACAGAACAGCATCAG tttggttctgcaacccaacaagaaaaacacagacttcagaggatcattag
- the LOC131190874 gene encoding major histocompatibility complex class I-related gene protein-like isoform X3 encodes MGFPVVRLGFLSAAIVLLLRVGCAGSSSHSLRIFYTLVLDSKQDVPQYIVVGYVDDQLASRFDPPTRRMLPQVPWLLNVRKEDLHFWDFISQRVSTTERRFKSDLAILHSYHNFSRGIHTWQRMIGCQLSRDGHKQGYFQYGYDGENFISLDQQTLTWTAVDIRAQVTKRRWEAEPFITQNTNNFLEKECIQLLQKSVLYGKDSLLRKEPPLAKVSRRIQYNGMEILICQVYGFYPKEMDATWRKDGEVWEQDTFRGGVLPNSDGTYHAWLSIEVDPKERNHYRCYVDHAGLLEPLILAWVEPAFVFNFGLIAGIVGVVVAVVLIAAGVTVYFKNRGRNAYRTASGKV; translated from the exons ATGGGGTTCCCGGTTGTGCGTTTGGGGTTTCTGTCCGCGGCGATCGTCCTATTGCTGCGGGTAGGATGCGCAG gctccTCCTCCCATTCGTTGCGCATTTTCTACACTTTGGTCCTGGATTCCAAACAGGATGTGCCCCAGTATATCGTGGTGGGCTATGTGGATGACCAGCTGGCTTCACGCTTTGACCCCCCCACGAGAAGAATGTTACCCCAAGTGCCCTGGCTCCTTAACGTGAGAAAGGAAGACTTGCATTTCTGGGATTTCATATCTCAGAGGGTCAGCACCACGGAGCGGAGGTTCAAAAGCGACCTCGCCATCTTGCACAGCTACCACAACTTCAGCAGAG GGATTCACACCTGGCAGCGCATGATCGGCTGCCAGCTGAGCAGAGATGGCCACAAGCAGGGGTACTTCCAGTATGGCTACGATGGGGAGAACTTCATCAGCTTGGACCAGCAGACCCTCACCTGGACGGCAGTCGACATCCGTGCTCAGGTGACCAAGAGGAGGTGGGAAGCTGAGCCTTTCATCACCCAGAACACGAATAACTTTTTGGAGAAGGAATGTATCCAGCTGCTTCAGAAGTCTGTGTTGTATGGAAAGGATTCTTTGTTGAGGAAAg AGCCCCCATTGGCAAAAGTATCTCGCAGGATCCAGTACAACGGTATGGAGATCCTCATCTGCCAAGTCTACGGCTTTTATCCCAAAGAGATGGATGCCACctggaggaaggatggagaagtGTGGGAACAGGACACCTTCCGGGGTGGTGTCCTTCCAAACTCAGATGGGACCTACCATGCCTGGCTGAGCATCGAGGTTGACCCGAAGGAGAGGAACCACTATCGATGCTATGTGGATCACGCCGGGCTGCTGGAGCCTCTGATCTTGGCCTGGGTGGAGCCTG CGTTCGTATTCAACTTTGGACTCATCGCTGGAATCGTAGGGGTTGTGGTGGCCGTGGTCCTCATTGCTGCTGGAGTGACTGTCTACTTCA AAAATCGTGGCAGAAACGCATACAGAACAGCATCAG gcaaagtctaa